The nucleotide window atgtgttagtgagtgagtgagcaatatgtgtgtgtttttttgtgtgtgatGTAGTCTTGGTTTGAACTTTGTCTACTGCACGCACAACATTGCTCTGTGCTACAGGGAAATGGGAAATGGGCGTTGTGTCTGCCAGGCCTCTTACACTTGCCATGTCTACATGcattactcacacacacacacacacacacacacacacgcacgcacgcacgcacgcacgcacgcacgcacgcacgcacgcacgcacgcacacgcacacaactaaaacaaatacatgtgtTCACATCCGCAAACACAGAAATGCTCAGTCAGAGATGCACATGTATAAAGTCGGtcgcacatgcagtcacacacaCGCGCGTCATTGAGGTGACGTTAATGCACACTCCCTCGGCTCCCACTCTAACATATTATCTCCCACAATCTTGCATCCAGTAGATGGCCTCATTGTGCCTCTGTGTTCATGCCTGCTGTCTACAGGTTCATTAAAGGACAACAAGTCACCTTCATATTTGGCTCCTCTTTTATTTTGGGGAATTCAAATCTTTGATATTGTGTCCaggtgtaaaataaataaaacgctTTAGGGAATACGATCATTATTGTTACTTTGCAAATGAAACGCTGAGTTTTTGATGTTGCTATTAGTGATTCAGACAGCCACTAACATTTGAGACGAATCAGGTTTCATAAAGACATGTGCATTATTTAAGACACATCAACAACTATATTCCATAGGCTGTATTCAATAAACCTACTTTGTTTTTAAGTTACGGTAGGTTGTGCAGGTTTTCGATACCACAAACCATATGTGGCTAAAAATGTGAGTGCTCTGTACGGTGTGATTTTCGGTGGCTTTACACTCCACAGCCTGCCTGGATGGATGGAGCAGTTGTGGCACCGACCGTGGAGCACAGCAGCAGCTGAGCGGAGAGAGAGGAGCGCGCGTGAAAACGTGTCTTGGAGAGATCGGAGTAATTCCCATCACTCTCCGCCGGCCAGTCAGACCGCAAACACATCACAGGGGTAACTGAATTTTGCACAGCAATGGATGGCTCtaaaaaaggactttgaagaaagaaaaaaacaccTGAGGACCATCGCAACAGGGGAGAGTGACTGACTTCTTTATGGAGGAGTGCAGAGACAGTGCTTTCCTTCTCCTTCCAAGATACGAGTTGGATGTATGGTGACAAACGGTGGATTTAGCGGGAACACGTTTTTTTTCATGTTGATTTTGGATTAATTGATTTTTCCAGCTGATCCAAGACGGTGCTGCGGAATCTGGACTGCCTGCACAGTGCCAAGCGCACGCTCCCGAAATATATACGAAAAAAGGAAATACACTCTGTTTTTAAGACGTCAACCCAGGGAATGCGCTGCCAGAGATACTTTAGGTTGGTGTCCAATATATCTCTTGAATGTTTTTGAAAGCTGAGAGGTCGTTGTGCTGTGCACGCGAACTAAACCAAAAGGGCAATAAATGACCTCGCATCTGGATTAGAGCGACGTGTCAGTTTAAAAagagctgagattatttcctgcAAATGATTGATACTTTAATGTATATCTCCGTGATATCAAATTGGATTAAGACTTTTGAACGCCTAATTCTATGACTCACCACTTACAATTCCATTTACTCACAGGGAGCTGCATTCAaagatataaataaatacaacaaaACATCTAGTAGCTGGGGTGAATCAGCGTCGATACAGCCACCAATATAATCACACGGACACGCCAAGAGAATCATTGAACAAATCAGATAAACGAAGCGCGAAAACCATCAATATAACTTATTGATGAGTTGGTATATAAGGCTAATGATTGGCCAAGCCTCTGTTTACTCAACAGCTCGGCAACCATATACTGTGAAACTTTCACTTGACAGCTGAGGCATCCAGAGAGTGGAGAAAAACGAACAAGGAGTTCACTTTaaatctcttttttttttttcatgactACAGTGCTGATTGGAGAAATAACTGCAAACAACAGCTGGAATAATTTCACTCCTCTTAAAACTAGAATGTCTGCTGCCTGTGCTTCTGCTGCAGGAATTAATGAACCAGGTATTTTCGGGAGGCACATTTTCAAAGAGATCTTTTTGAAATATTTATAGCAATTCTCTTGCAAGGATGGTGTTTGAAACAAGGAGCCTATGGATTACCCAGTCTGTGGGAGAGCTGGTGCCGAGACAATTGACCTCTCCACCAGCTACGCCGTCCGTCTAAAATTCCTCCCCAGAGAGGCACAGCTGCTGCAGGCTGGGGATGTGATGGGGTGACTGTTGACACCCCCCTCACCCACCCCCTATCTCTCTATTAGCAGTGTAACATAAACAATGGATCTGAATTTCTCAACGGTTCAAGATGGAAAGCAGCTGCTACCAGAGAGACACTCGTCCAAGCGTGTGCTGACGGGatgcttcctcttcctcctcatcctaaCCACGCTGCTAGGCAACACGCTCGTGTGCGCTGCCGTCACCAAGTTCCGACACCTGAGGTCGAAGGTCACCAACTTCTTTGTCATCTCCCTGGCCATCTCTGACCTCCTGGTAGCTATCCTGGTTATGCCATGGAAGGCGGCAACTGAGATTGTTGGGTTTTGGCCGTTTGGCGCGTTCTGCAACGTTTGGGTCGCGTTTGACATCATGTGCTCCACTGCCTCCATCTTGAACCTGTGTGTGATCAGTGTAGATCGGTATTGGGCCATCTCAAGCCCGTTCCGCTATGAACGCAAGATGACCCCTAAAGTGGCATGTCTGATGATCAGTGTGGCGTGGACACTGTCAGTCCTCATCTCCTTCATTCCTGTTCAGCTTAACTGGCACAAAGCTCAGACCACCAGCTACGCAGAGCTAAATGGAACATACCCTGACGATCTGCCCCCTGACAATTGCGACTCCAGCCTTAACAGGACCTACGCCATCTCCTCCTCCCTTATCAGCTTCTACATCCCTGTGGCTATTATGATAGTCACTTACACCCGGATCTACCGCATCGCTCAGATACAGATACGGAGAATATCTGCACTGGAGCGGGCAGCAGAAAGTGCCAAAAATCGCCACAGCAGCATGGGGAATAGTTTGAGCAGAGAGACTGAAAGCTCGTTCAAAATGTCGTTCAAACGAGAAACCAAAGTCTTAAAGACGCTCTCAGTCATCATGGGAGTGTTTGTTTGCTGCTGGCTACCCTTCTTCATCCTTAACTGCATGGTGCCGTTTTGTGAGCCCGACGTGCCGGACAGTGCCACGGACTTCCTCTGCATCAGCTCAACCACCTTTGATGTGTTTGTGTGGTTTGGCTGGGCGAACTCCTCGCTAAACCCCATCATCTATGCCTTCAACGCCGACTTCCGCAAGGCCTTCTCCATCCTCTTGGGCTGCCACCGGCTCTGCCCGGGCAGCAACGCcattgaaatcgtcagtattaaCAACAACATGGGAGCCCCTAACACAAACCCCAACTGTCAGTATCAGCCCAAGAGTCACATCCCTAAGGAGGGCAACCATTCAGCTAACTATGTGATCCCCCACAGCATCCTGTGTCAGGACGAGGAGTTACAGAAGAAGGATGGATGTGGAGGGGAGATCGAGGCGGGCATGGTAAACAACGCTCTGGAAAAACTTTCCCCAGCCATCTCTGGGAATTTAGACAGCGATACGGaggtcacactggagaaaatcaATCCCATAACACAGAACGGACAGCATAAAACCGCTTCATGTTGAGCAAAGGCAAAGATGTATCAAAGTACACCGCGGCATGTATGTACGCACAAAGGGAAGAAAAGCTTACCCAGGAGGACAGCACAAAGAGACAGATGTCTTTAAGAACATGCATGACAGAGAAACAGTGAATGGGATATACAGGACCTTAAGACTGTCAACAAAAACCTACATTGAAAAACCTACAGAATGTTTTAAAGTAAAGGCACTTTATCCTGGATATAACTATCTGCAAAATACGCTCAGCATTTATTGATGAAATTGAGACATTTGATGATAAATGTTGATAATGTGAATATTAAAGCAGAACACTAGCTAAGTGCACATGTATACATTGTTGTGTTACATTTGCAAAGATGTATACATCTTCATGTGTATTCTGTACAGTACTGACACAACCTTGGAAGGACTTAAACACAGTGGAGGAAGATGTAGTAACTGTTAGCAAAATGTCTTGTAGGTAGGTGCATTGTATTTGTTTCATGAAAAAGATAAATTGGTAAATTGGGAATTGCTTTTGGTTCAGTATGCTTAGTTGTTCATGACAGTTATTTATCTTCAGTACGTTTATATTCTATTGACATTTTTATTGCAAATTCAAAACAACTGAATTACCATGGTAATTTATTTGAGTTAAAACTGCTTCAGACACCAAAGTAACAATATTACGTTTCATTGTAAGGGGGCAGGTAATGGAGTTCAAAACCTTAAGCCAAGTTGTCATATACTGTATTTCTAAATATTTAATTTGTACATCTCCCAATCTATTGTTACCTTGCAGTTTCTAAAGAGTAGAAAGTATCTTTCTTTGTCTACCTTCCTTCCTTGTACCCTATTCTTATCTTTTCTCATTCATGCCCACCTGGGACGGATCAGACTGGCTCTCCTGAAGTTCCCTCCAGTTTATTCTCACTCCATGTTATCATTAGCTCTGTCTCCCCTCCCAGCTACTCTTCAGCAAACCCTCTCTAGGGCCCTACAGTCTtttcttctttacttttacttgctCCCCTTTTACTCAGTCCCTTCCTCCCTTAAACCACCCTTATTTCTAAAGCCTTGTCAACCTCCTTTTTCCTCTGTCAGCATAGTCCTTTACACCTGCATTCTACTTTCCATTTATGTTTGTCCATCTGAATTTGACTTGACCTTCTTCTCTGGCAGCCCTCCATTTTATATCTTTACTATGCCCACTTAAAGCTGTATTGGTTATGCTATCCATCTATCTCATGGCTAATTCTGTCAGAAGAATGTAGATCTATAAACTCAAAATCCCACACTTGGACAGAggaggcggcggcggcggcggcagcagcagcggcggcggcagcagcagcagcagcagcagcagcagcagcagcagcagcagcagcagcagcagcagcagcagcagcagcagcagcgttcACTCATCTGTAATGCAAGTGACACCTGGTGACCTTTTGCAAACTTGCAGATATCTGATTTTGTACATTGCTCATGCTGGGAGCCATGCTGTACAGTAGTGGCGAAGGAGAGCATGCAGTGTGACAGTTGCTCTGTTTGCATGGGTGAAGTCCAAGTCAAACCACCATTACCTGCAAGATATGGAACATATTTGTATTCCCATTCCTCTTCCAGTCATTCCATTTGGCATTGTAGCCTTTATACCTATGTATACAATTACAACTGGAGTTGTGATAGAGTCAAAGTAAGGTCCTGTCCAAAAGGCAGTAATAAGTTAGTCCAAATGATTAAATGATTTTATACCAAAAAGCTCATTTgaaatatgaaatatattattaacagtGACCAACACCTTTTAAAAGGGTCATGTTTTTGCTAAGCTACAATCCTTTTCACTGAGTTATTTATAGTTAGTTTACAAAAGATGAATCGCCAAATAGGTTGTTTCAGATTAAAGGTTGTTAACACTTCTATGTAACATCGGCTTTACATTGGCCAGTGAGGCTGCAGTTGACAATATGTGATTAAACACAGAGTACGATTTTGCAAATTACATCATACAACTAAATTAAGCTGTTGTTTGCAAATATTTGCTATTATTAACCTCAAACAAGATTAAGCTAAGTTTAAGCTTATGAACTCAAGTTTTAATTGGTAAAACATAGTGCTATCGTTGTTTCAAAACATAGCAATGCTATAAATGTTATGCATGTTTACCAATTACAGTCAAACACATGACAGAGAGCATTACATTATACAAGTACATGAAGAGCGTGGCAAACATGGTGGAAAAGCAGTATGAAAAACACATGCTCATAACCTTGTTTTATGGGTAGATTacccactctctctctctgtcagaaataaaatgttaatgtaTCTGTGGCACACATTATAAGCCTTTACTTATAGTTTTAAGTTGTATTCAGTGTTGCTGGGGAAAGAGTGCTCAACAGCATGCTTTCGGACATTGTATGCTGTGTGTGGCGATGAAGGCGTGAAACAGTTTCACATCAGAGAAAGGCAGAGTAGATCCAATAGAAAGCAATTGGTCTTGAATGAAGCATTTGATTTTCCTGCTCTGGAAAATCCAATGCTACTGTATCTAGATGGCAACACATGGGGGGGAAAGCTTTTAGCTCAATATGTGACTTGGCTTGTTGCACAAAAGCAACTCATTGTCCTCTTCCACTGCTACAGCTGCTGTTCCATCACTTTAAAACATTTATGAACTTGAATTTGGATTAAAGATGTTTTATTAAGAATAAGAATGAATAAGAATTAATTTAAATTCCCAAGTGATTTAAATGTCTATAACAAGTGCCACTATATACTTAAACGTTCCCCTTTACTCCCATGCCTTTTAGAAACTCGCAACCATATCAGCTCAGTGACCTTTCCTTTTCTCTCTTCCTCAGTTCCTCTTAATTGACTCCCTAATTATTTCCAAACACAAGCCAGCTCAAACAAGCGTTAAAACATGAACTGCTAAATCTGACTGGACATTGGACATAAAGGGGAAATGCCTTGGAGAAGATTTGGTTCCCACTCCACCTCCTCTACCCTCCTTTTCCTCcatctctttttcttttctcttggcTGCCTCTGTCGACTTGATGAGCACTCCCTATGTTAACACAGATTGAATTTATTATTAAACGGACAGGGCCGACTGTTTCCCTTCTGTAGTTTGAGTCAAAGCTCTGAATCAAAGCCCCAACTAgcctgttgttattattatagtTATTATATTATTGCTTTTGCCAAAATTCAAATGTTGGCTGAATGTGGCTGTAATGTAGCTTATGCTGTGATTTAACCAGTGTTTAAGCTGAAATGTGGGTATTCTTAAAGAGATTAATCTGCCATTTGTTGTGACATCATTGGCATTTACAGGTTTACCAGATGTTTTTCGTATATGCTGTATGTACACATTTATAGAAACATACCTCCAGCTGTGAGGGCAAATGATCTCTGTGAGGGCAAATGATCTCCCCCTCCTGAGCCATCACCTTGTCAACTTGGTGAGTCATCTTTCCAGATGCCACTGCTTTGATTTTGTGGAAGAGGCTATGTCGGGCAACATTCCCACAAGCAAAATGTTTTGTTTGATCCCGAGCATTCCTCCAGGCTGCCCTACATGTTGCTTTCGGGAGTCAAGAGGACAGTACACGGTCTCTCAATCAGTGGAGTTACATGATGTATGACAACTTAAGCAAATATGACGGTGCAGaatccctcctcctctccctccaaaGGCGGGACAAGGGACGCATGAGATGTAGGGCGAACAACACTCCCAGGTCATGGGAGTGTGATGATGATATTTCAGCTTACTCAAACTGTCTAGGATAATGACGGAGTCCCTACCTCAACATCAATTCAGTGACAAAGCTTCATGTACAAAATTAAATTGCAGTATTTAGCATTGGGGCGTGCAGGATAGAGTATTGtacaatgatgttcaaaatgtaGTCGTGATGAACACAAGTGCTTTTTATCTTCAAAAATCCTTAACGTGTAGCAAACTTACATGctgtatgttttctttttcagtgTGGGGTTATAATTTACAGTAAGATGCAGCAGTCACTGactgtttatatatttatttattaactaAAATGTTTCTGGTGTTCATTCATGAACGTGATGTCAAAAATTATAACTCTCAAAAATAATTACAGTATTTAGTTTACAGtttgtacaaaaaaaaatgtgccCTTCTTGTCAAATaaacatgtatgtattttttttcatCTTTGTTGTTTCTTTGTGAGGGGTTTGTGGATGTGGCTGTGCTTCTGACACTCAGGGGCTATTGGAAGATCATGTCGCTGCAGGGAATCGATGGAGATTGATTTTGAACGGTGACGCATCTTTTTTTCCAGTTCCCTGAGCCTGGTGTCCTCACTGTGTTCCTGACTTTGCATGCATTTACATAACCTGACAGCCTTGACACGTCCTCTTGCCCTGCTGTCCGTCCCGCCTCATTTGTTAACTTAAATGTGGGCAGAAACACATGCCGACtcaaagtaacattttgagacCTCAACCCTGCCACACTAAAGGGAAAAATAACATTTAGATCCCTTTAAAACAAATAGGTATTGATGTGTTTAATGTAAAGGCTGTTAAGTATTTACCTTTACCAAATCAGTCTCTACACCTTTGGACTTGTAATTTGTGTCTGAATTGGATTTAGCCCACAGGTATGAGTTGCCCACCTTTGCATTTAGCAACTATAGATTTTGCTGAAATCAATAATCTATGTTTACCTTACTGGGTTAGGGCTTGTTTCATCAGCTTTTCATCTTAAggccaacaaaaacaaaaacatctaaATCAGTCTGAGTAGAAAGAGTTGACAAAACCCATGTCTAATTTGCATAGTTCTGCTTCAAAGCATTACCTTGCATATCTCTGGTGAAGCAAGGTAAGAATCAACGTTGAAGCAGATTAGTCTGGTGCTCCATCTCATTTTACGCATCCGTGCATTTGCTCATATGCATTAAGCAAGGGTCAATATATTGAAATTGGGTAATGGAATTAAATATTAGTCTTTTACTTTTGTTTTGGAAGTGAAAGGTGGGGTTCATTTAAGTCATGAGAAAAACAGCAAAACTGCAGCATCTCTTGGCTGACTTGTGCAGCTGCCAGTCCTGCCCTAATTAACatctgttcacacacacacacacacacacacacacacacacacacacacacacacacacacacacacacacacacacacacacacacacacacacacacacacacacacacacacacacacacacacacacacacacacacacacacacacacacacacagagaatacGCTCTGAGGTTCTGAGGGCATGAGGTAGAGAGGCAGATATGAAATTGAATCAAGAAAGTAGCTTGTGCAACTCGGGATATAAATCAGGGGCTGTaagtatttaatttaaaataaaaagaaagtattTGACATCTACTTTTTGTATTAGAATCTATACAGTACATAAAACACTAGTTGTCCATCTTTGTGCACATGCAGTatacatgtaatgtaaatatTTACACATGCTTTGGCCCGGGGCAATGTGTGAATATTATACCTCATTGCACCAGTTCATCCGAGGTTTGAAATCCCATCTAAAAACCAATAGCACGTTCTCAAAGGCAGGATTGTACACTGGTTACAGGGGCGGTCACAGTtggaagtacacttcaaatgaaatgaatgaTACACTATTTGGTATGTTTTCCACAGCAAAGTGGCCAAGTGATCCACACAGGCTCTCCAGCTCAAGGTGTCACATCTCCCATGCAGCTTTGTTCACAGTTGCCAATCACAGCCCTGGTGGCATTTGTTCTGAAACCTTTTCCTGTTGTGTTCTTGTTTCACATCTAATTCaatattataattatttttgGTTGAGTGTCAAAACTTAAAAATGATTAAGTATTGTGATGTGCAGCTTTTTACCGGACTCATGAATATATTCCTGTTACACACCTATCCATTCAAGTCAAGGGACATTAAAATATAGTTGCCCTAAGACATTTTTCAGACAGAACAAGGATTCAAACATTTGTTATTTATGCTTATTAACAATGAAATACCACTTGATATTTAAATAATTTCTTGACTTTGACACAGACTTAGGGGTTTAAAATGTATCAAGCagaaattagattttttttctcaaaccATTTAATTGCTTattaaaatacaatacattCAAAGTGTATTCAGACATTTAGCTTTCAAACACCAAGAGAAATCTCTTTCTTAAGAAAGGAAGCTCAAACTTAAGTCAAATACTACAGGTCTGCATATTATTTAAAGAGGGTAACTGTATGATTTGAAATGTCTTTTAGGGATTCttttcaaaacatttttttgataAGAGACATGTATCCTGTAGACTTCCCTATTAAAAAGATATTTCCTGGTGTTTGAACTTAAGCCCCGTGAGATTCTTCAGGGGGGTTATTCACAAATCATGGGAAACAACATTATTATCCTGGATTCAAGAGCAAAAACAtagaaaaaacataaataaccgGTCCGACTTTTAGCTTTTAAATCCCATAAGTACACAGTGCCGTGTATTGACAGTTAACCTGATGCAgcctgagagacagagaggcagGAGTCGGTTCACAGTGGAAATACAATCAAGGTTAATGATGGACTGCAGGCAGCAAACTGCAATATGGTGttgttcctgtgtgtgtgtgtgtgtgtgcgtgcgtgcgtgcgtgcgtgtgtgcgtgcgtgcgtgtgtgtgtgtgtgtgtgtatgttgtaATGAGCTTATGTAACTACACCAGCTCTTAGCCGGCTGTTTGACAGAGATGGACTACATGACTATGCTCTGAACTGagattattattcttttctgaACTTTTCTCTTAGAATTTGGTCTTGCCAAGAATGCTTAAAGCTTACATAACATATAGGTTGGGAAAAAATCAATTAATCGATTTCCTCCCGTCAAACTTATACATTTGACTCCCAAATTGAAAAATGTGTAAAGTCAAATGAATTGTTTAATGGGAGCTAAAGTTATTATTGGCAAATAATCCAATAAGATTCCTCCtatttaaattatttaatttatttaattgtatttcactattttttctgtttttctgtgttattttgttgcactgttagaggagcctgtgacctaagattttcatcgtcatCACTACAGCTATGTACGTATGACTAAtgaaagccttgaaccttgaaccttgaagttAGGAAGGAGCTCCAAGAGCATTAGCAGCatgctaacagctaatggcAGTTCATATCTATTTCCCTTTACCCCGCACTCAGTActcttttatttaatattttgaGCCCTCTTTCATGTCTATTATCTGCTTTGACTGCACTCATGCTGAACATCAAACATTATGGAGCTCCACTGGCTTCTTAGCACTTGCTATATTTGGCTATAACAATGTAAAACGTTGTCATTCAGGATGGTAGAGCTGACACCCAAAACTTCTCTGGTCTCAAACTGCTGCTATTCATTTTGCTGCTATTAATTCTGCTAAAGATCCATGATATTTGTGACAGCCTCGTCTGCCACCCAATGCCCATGGCACCGGGGTTTTATTGTATTCATCTTATTGCATCTTTTCATCAAATGTATTGTAGGAACATGTCCTTGAGCTCTTCCAGTAAATTCTCAGAGGCCTCTTTGACAGATCCTCCCGACATTACTCAACGCCTCCGCTTAACACTGAGGGGCTTGGGCTTTTGATCACTCTGCTTGACTTTTCTGCTTCCTTGAGGAAcataaaaatagaaaaaaatGAACCCCTGCTATGGCTGCATGACACCATCAAACTGTGGTAAAAGCTGTACTTTTTGAATAGCTTAAAGGTTTTTATTTGAAGGAACTACCATGAATACATCTTGTTTTCAATATTGTTGATCAAGGTATGAGCAGTCAGTTTTGAACAAAATACCCTCTTCCCGTTGACAGGATCCTATCTGTCACTGTTATCAGTTTGGCTGTGATGAGCTGTTTGGAAGTCATTAGTTCAGGAGTGATGTGCTTGAACACCTCCATTTGTCCCCTTCATAATACTGCAAAGTTGAAATCACACGCTGGAAGCAGTTTACCTTCAAATCCTAGACTGATCACACATTTTTGTCGGCATCTTGTTTTGCTTACATTTAAACTTGTCATTAGTAATCAGAATGTTTTAATAAAACCTCCCTTTGTTAACAGCATAACAACTTCAACTGTCAAGGTAACCAAATAAGTAACAAATCTGTCTGTAAAAGTAGctcactaatggcgcatttccactgcagcgggtagccctgtttaagcgtccttaatcgtcctcaagcggccaggacagtttttggtggcctttccatatagcgtagcaccggctagcaggtactttttccctctttttccggccccataaaatcgtggttctatcaggccagggccagggctgaactagtgacgtcaacactctcgactgctgattggtcagagagaatcgtcacaagatcgcgcatgagatcatccctagcgtcgcatatatatctagaagcaagcttgcagcatttttgtaaatggaggagctacaaacatggcaacgtcaaagaaaagcacaccgtggtcgaccgaggacgacgttcctacatctcattggggatgataaaatccagcgggagctcgacggaacaactcaaaatgtgaagccgatcgccccgcctacactgcgttgctaccccaggtcctaaactgtaatggaaatgcgccacggcctcggacggcgagcgaggcagcccgaggcctgagcgaggacgcttagggatgcttaaacggggctaccccgctgcagtggaaatgtgccataagaTTTGAACACCCACTCCATTCTGTGAAGTTGAAGAcatttttctttattcttctttcAAGCTTGTCAGACACCAACTTTGAAAAATGTGTCAGTGCCATTACATTTATTGGTTAAATTATATTTTATAGCTTCCTGCTAAATTTAAAAGCCTAACTCAGCCTCTCCTCATCTCCCCCCTTTTGTCTCCTCTCCTCATTTCTCCTCTTTGTCCTTCTCTACTGACTCCTCTACTCCCGAAACAGAGGGAATGACTCACACTCCCTCTGGTGTGAAGTGCTTCATCTCATCAACAAATGGATCAAGCCCAGTTTTTTATTACCTCAATAAGACTACTTCACTCAAGTCATAAAATAATATAACATGAAGTAGCAGCCTGTGAAAAGAAAATTAGTAAAAGCAGACACTTTCTCAAAATAAAAGCTTGTTCCAGTCATGAAAGATTAGAGTTGATTCTGATGCCTTTCGGATCAGGGTTACAGTATCACAAGTGTTAACATCATGTAAATAAGTTCAATAAGGGGTGTAAAAAGTGAAGTGATAAAACAAAGTTTAATGGTTGGAATGGCAGCAGGTCAGTGGAATTTTTCTAATATTCTGAAGG belongs to Pseudochaenichthys georgianus chromosome 14, fPseGeo1.2, whole genome shotgun sequence and includes:
- the drd1b gene encoding dopamine receptor D1b, which gives rise to MDLNFSTVQDGKQLLPERHSSKRVLTGCFLFLLILTTLLGNTLVCAAVTKFRHLRSKVTNFFVISLAISDLLVAILVMPWKAATEIVGFWPFGAFCNVWVAFDIMCSTASILNLCVISVDRYWAISSPFRYERKMTPKVACLMISVAWTLSVLISFIPVQLNWHKAQTTSYAELNGTYPDDLPPDNCDSSLNRTYAISSSLISFYIPVAIMIVTYTRIYRIAQIQIRRISALERAAESAKNRHSSMGNSLSRETESSFKMSFKRETKVLKTLSVIMGVFVCCWLPFFILNCMVPFCEPDVPDSATDFLCISSTTFDVFVWFGWANSSLNPIIYAFNADFRKAFSILLGCHRLCPGSNAIEIVSINNNMGAPNTNPNCQYQPKSHIPKEGNHSANYVIPHSILCQDEELQKKDGCGGEIEAGMVNNALEKLSPAISGNLDSDTEVTLEKINPITQNGQHKTASC